Proteins encoded within one genomic window of Sphaerotilus montanus:
- the secB gene encoding protein-export chaperone SecB, producing MADAIDTQEQPVFQIQRVYLKDLSLEQPNSPQILIEQGQPAVDINLGVEVGPVADGIYEVCVTATVTTKLGDRTLFLCEAKEAGIFEIRNIDPEQMQPILGIACPGIVYPYLRAVVADTITRAGFPPVHLAEVNFQAMYEAQQQQGQQALNS from the coding sequence ATGGCTGACGCAATCGACACGCAAGAACAACCCGTGTTCCAGATCCAGCGCGTGTACCTGAAGGACCTGTCGCTCGAACAGCCGAACTCGCCGCAGATCCTCATCGAGCAGGGCCAGCCGGCCGTGGACATCAACCTCGGCGTCGAAGTCGGCCCCGTCGCCGATGGCATCTACGAAGTCTGCGTGACCGCCACCGTCACCACCAAGCTCGGCGACCGCACCCTGTTCCTGTGCGAAGCCAAGGAAGCCGGCATCTTCGAGATCCGCAACATCGACCCCGAGCAGATGCAGCCGATCCTGGGCATCGCCTGCCCCGGCATCGTCTATCCCTACCTGCGCGCCGTGGTGGCCGACACGATCACCCGCGCCGGCTTCCCGCCCGTGCATCTGGCCGAAGTGAACTTCCAGGCCATGTACGAAGCCCAGCAGCAGCAAGGCCAGCAAGCGCTGAACAGCTGA
- a CDS encoding cytochrome oxidase small assembly protein has product MNNEEKRRSNVRLGLILATVALVFFVGFMARVVLLSGAHP; this is encoded by the coding sequence ATGAACAACGAAGAAAAACGACGCAGCAACGTGCGACTCGGGCTGATCCTGGCCACGGTGGCGCTGGTGTTCTTCGTCGGGTTCATGGCCCGGGTGGTGCTGCTCTCGGGAGCCCACCCGTGA
- the trmL gene encoding tRNA (uridine(34)/cytosine(34)/5-carboxymethylaminomethyluridine(34)-2'-O)-methyltransferase TrmL, giving the protein MFRIVLVHPEIPPNTGNVIRLAANTGCALHLVEPLGFSMDDKLLRRAGLDYHEYAPVRRHASWDALIADCAPDPTRMFALTTRGSRPFAEVAWQPGDWLVFGCETSGLPPALRDTFPADQRVRLPMRPEQRSLNLSNAVAVTVFEAWRQNGYGGAV; this is encoded by the coding sequence ATGTTCCGCATCGTCCTCGTCCACCCCGAAATCCCGCCCAACACCGGCAACGTGATCCGGCTGGCGGCCAACACCGGCTGCGCGCTGCACCTGGTCGAGCCGCTCGGCTTCTCGATGGACGACAAGCTGCTGCGCCGCGCCGGGCTCGATTACCACGAGTACGCGCCGGTGCGCCGGCATGCCTCCTGGGACGCGCTGATCGCCGATTGCGCGCCGGACCCGACCCGGATGTTCGCGCTGACCACCCGCGGCAGCCGGCCGTTCGCCGAGGTGGCGTGGCAGCCGGGCGACTGGCTGGTGTTCGGCTGCGAGACGAGTGGGTTGCCACCGGCCTTGCGCGACACGTTTCCGGCGGATCAGCGCGTGCGCCTGCCGATGCGGCCCGAGCAGCGCAGTCTCAACCTGAGCAATGCGGTGGCGGTGACGGTGTTCGAGGCGTGGCGCCAGAACGGCTACGGCGGGGCGGTCTGA
- a CDS encoding thioredoxin family protein, with product MSVPPEPPTSLTVACLCAGWCVACQAYAATFAQVAQAHPDVRFAWIDIEDHSDTLGDEALDIENFPTLLVLKGAQGPRPLFLGTVMPHAGTLERMVQAAQSGSMDGATVRTALAGPVTALAAAHRVQGADTPAP from the coding sequence ATGTCCGTCCCACCCGAGCCCCCGACTTCGCTCACCGTCGCCTGCCTGTGCGCCGGCTGGTGCGTCGCCTGCCAGGCCTACGCCGCCACCTTCGCGCAGGTCGCGCAGGCGCACCCGGACGTGCGCTTCGCCTGGATCGACATCGAGGACCACAGCGACACCCTCGGCGACGAGGCGCTGGACATCGAGAACTTCCCGACGCTGCTGGTGCTGAAGGGCGCGCAGGGACCGCGGCCGCTGTTCCTCGGCACCGTGATGCCACACGCGGGCACGCTGGAGCGGATGGTGCAGGCCGCGCAGTCCGGATCGATGGACGGCGCCACGGTGCGCACGGCGCTGGCCGGGCCGGTCACCGCGCTGGCCGCGGCACACCGGGTTCAGGGCGCCGACACGCCCGCGCCGTAA
- a CDS encoding DUF2909 domain-containing protein, whose translation MKIIIALAFVAILAALASAGLFMIKRAPEGQQAAKGRMARALAIRVGLSVSVFLFVLLSYAMGWIEPTGLPVGR comes from the coding sequence ATGAAAATCATCATCGCGCTGGCGTTTGTCGCCATTCTGGCCGCCCTGGCGTCGGCTGGCCTCTTCATGATCAAGCGCGCACCGGAAGGCCAGCAGGCCGCCAAGGGGCGCATGGCCCGGGCACTGGCGATCCGTGTCGGCCTCTCGGTCAGTGTCTTCCTTTTTGTGCTGCTGAGCTACGCGATGGGCTGGATCGAGCCGACGGGTCTGCCGGTCGGTCGCTGA
- a CDS encoding ComF family protein: MAFLSSRPVLAWRAFAAAWRWSPGSACQVCATWQRDAVCCDCQRRFRHTRRHRCRCCAAPLASLSEVCGRCVLRPPAFDQTLAALDYAYPWDGLITRFKFGGACELAGPLADLMSDALWTAAEQTGFEPPDVLLPVPLSAARQRARGYNQAWELARRVGPALEVPAQARWVERVLDTPHQTGLPRAGRLLNLRGAFAVTAAGRAGLAGRRVAILDDVMTTGATLDALAATVRRAGATAVQSWVLARTVSDDAAP, translated from the coding sequence ATGGCGTTTCTTTCCTCCCGGCCCGTTCTCGCCTGGCGTGCCTTCGCGGCGGCCTGGCGCTGGTCGCCTGGTTCCGCCTGCCAGGTCTGCGCCACCTGGCAGCGCGACGCGGTCTGCTGCGATTGTCAGCGCCGGTTCCGCCACACGAGGCGCCACCGCTGCCGCTGCTGTGCGGCACCGCTGGCAAGCCTGAGCGAGGTCTGCGGCCGCTGCGTCCTGCGTCCGCCGGCCTTCGACCAGACGCTGGCGGCGCTCGATTACGCCTATCCCTGGGACGGGCTGATCACGCGCTTCAAGTTCGGTGGAGCCTGCGAGCTGGCGGGGCCGCTGGCGGATCTGATGAGCGACGCGCTCTGGACCGCCGCGGAACAGACCGGATTCGAGCCGCCCGACGTGCTGCTGCCGGTGCCGCTGTCCGCCGCCCGGCAGCGTGCGCGCGGCTACAACCAGGCGTGGGAGCTGGCCCGCCGCGTCGGTCCGGCGCTGGAGGTGCCGGCCCAGGCGCGCTGGGTCGAGCGGGTGCTCGACACGCCGCACCAGACCGGCCTGCCGCGGGCCGGGCGCCTGCTCAACCTGCGCGGCGCGTTTGCGGTGACAGCGGCGGGCCGGGCTGGTCTGGCGGGCCGCCGGGTGGCGATCCTCGACGACGTGATGACGACCGGTGCGACGCTGGATGCGCTGGCCGCGACCGTGCGCCGGGCCGGCGCCACGGCGGTGCAGAGCTGGGTGCTCGCGCGCACGGTGAGCGATGATGCGGCCCCCTGA
- a CDS encoding cytochrome c oxidase subunit 3 produces the protein MSATTKGVTPYYYVPAPSRHPVMTSIGLFFVILGAGQWVNGHGWGAYALLFGLLWTVFVLRQWFGEAAGEAEAGMLSDRVDVSHRWSMAWFIFSEVMFFAAFFGALYWARTQSVPSLGSLENALLWPDFKGIWPSSGAGATGSPAGIVEPFQTMGPWPLPTINTGLLLTSGVTLTIAHHALIANQRAKAIGWMWITVLLGTVFLFCQGYEYAHAYSELNLKLSSGIYGSTFYMLTGFHGFHVFVGTIMLLVMTIRLMKGHFTPERHFGFEGAAWYWHFVDVVWLGLYFIVYWM, from the coding sequence ATGTCGGCAACAACCAAAGGCGTGACGCCTTACTACTATGTCCCGGCGCCCTCGCGGCACCCGGTGATGACCTCGATCGGCCTGTTCTTCGTGATCCTGGGCGCAGGCCAGTGGGTCAACGGCCATGGCTGGGGGGCGTACGCGCTGCTGTTCGGCCTGCTGTGGACAGTCTTCGTGCTGCGCCAGTGGTTCGGGGAAGCCGCGGGAGAAGCCGAAGCCGGCATGCTGAGCGACCGCGTCGACGTCTCGCACCGCTGGAGCATGGCCTGGTTCATCTTCTCGGAAGTGATGTTCTTCGCCGCCTTCTTCGGTGCGCTGTACTGGGCCCGCACCCAGTCGGTGCCCAGCCTGGGCAGCCTGGAAAACGCGCTGCTGTGGCCCGACTTCAAGGGCATCTGGCCGAGTTCCGGCGCGGGGGCCACCGGCTCGCCGGCCGGCATCGTCGAGCCGTTCCAGACCATGGGGCCGTGGCCGCTGCCGACGATCAACACCGGCCTGCTGCTGACTTCGGGCGTGACGCTGACGATCGCGCACCACGCGCTCATCGCCAACCAGCGCGCCAAGGCCATCGGCTGGATGTGGATCACCGTGCTGCTCGGCACGGTGTTCCTGTTCTGCCAGGGCTATGAATACGCGCACGCCTACTCCGAGCTGAACCTGAAGCTGTCCTCGGGCATCTACGGCTCGACCTTCTACATGCTGACCGGCTTCCACGGCTTCCACGTGTTCGTCGGCACCATCATGCTGCTGGTCATGACCATCCGCCTGATGAAGGGCCACTTCACGCCCGAGCGCCACTTCGGCTTCGAAGGCGCGGCCTGGTACTGGCACTTCGTGGACGTGGTCTGGCTGGGCCTGTATTTCATCGTCTACTGGATGTGA
- a CDS encoding cytochrome c oxidase assembly protein: MSDTPKDARLQRDNKRMLGKLCVIATVMFGFGYALVPMYESICEALGINILSRSELLVSGRSGPGTFNTQVDTSRTITVEFDANARGPWDFKPAQSSVQVHPGAVTTVMYEFRNVQNRTMSAQAIPSYAPKQAMAHFNKLECFCFNEYTLAPGESKKWPVVFVIDPKLSRDVNTITLSYTFFEVGAKTPPAPVTGAATQVLPQGAGS; encoded by the coding sequence GTGAGCGACACGCCGAAGGACGCCCGCCTGCAGCGCGACAACAAGCGCATGCTGGGCAAGCTGTGTGTCATCGCCACGGTGATGTTCGGCTTCGGCTACGCGCTGGTGCCGATGTACGAATCGATCTGCGAGGCGCTGGGGATCAACATCCTCAGCCGCAGCGAGCTGCTGGTCAGCGGCAGGTCCGGGCCGGGCACCTTCAACACCCAGGTCGATACCAGCCGCACCATCACGGTCGAGTTCGATGCCAACGCGCGCGGCCCGTGGGACTTCAAGCCCGCACAGTCCTCCGTCCAGGTCCATCCCGGCGCAGTGACCACGGTGATGTACGAGTTCCGCAACGTCCAGAACCGCACGATGTCGGCACAAGCCATCCCCAGCTATGCCCCGAAGCAGGCCATGGCGCACTTCAACAAGCTGGAGTGCTTCTGCTTCAACGAGTACACGCTCGCGCCGGGCGAGTCGAAGAAGTGGCCGGTGGTGTTCGTGATCGACCCGAAGCTGTCCAGGGACGTGAACACCATCACCCTGTCCTACACCTTCTTCGAGGTCGGCGCCAAGACCCCGCCCGCGCCGGTCACTGGCGCAGCAACCCAGGTGCTGCCACAGGGAGCCGGTTCATGA
- a CDS encoding DUF2970 domain-containing protein, giving the protein MTEPQRTSANDLRDAVRRKSSFAQSMKAVAWSFFGIRRGADHQNDVNQLNPVHIILAGLLSAALFVGLLVLLVRWIAG; this is encoded by the coding sequence ATGACCGAGCCGCAGCGCACCTCGGCGAACGACCTGCGCGACGCGGTACGGCGCAAGAGTTCGTTCGCGCAAAGCATGAAGGCCGTGGCCTGGTCCTTCTTCGGCATCCGCCGCGGGGCTGACCACCAGAACGACGTCAACCAGCTCAATCCCGTGCACATCATCCTGGCCGGCCTGCTCAGCGCAGCGCTGTTTGTCGGCCTGCTGGTGCTGCTGGTCCGCTGGATCGCGGGCTGA
- a CDS encoding c-type cytochrome gives MPVIRLCAAWLALLVLQGAQAATPAAAADTMTARVAACTACHGQEGRATPDGYFPRIAGKPAGYLFNQLVNFRDGRRQYRPMTHLLDHLSDDYLREIAEHFASLEVPYPPPAKPGLAPAVLAQGRALVLKGDAARDIPACVRCHGDAMTGVAPAIPGLLGLPRDYLNSQLGAWQAGQRHAAAPDCMAKITSKLTSTDITAVAAWLAAQPVPVPSKAVERSALAQPLPTDCGGVQ, from the coding sequence ATGCCCGTGATCCGACTCTGCGCTGCCTGGCTGGCGCTTCTGGTGCTGCAAGGCGCACAGGCTGCCACCCCGGCGGCCGCCGCCGACACCATGACCGCCCGCGTCGCCGCCTGCACCGCCTGCCACGGCCAGGAAGGCCGCGCCACGCCCGATGGCTACTTCCCGCGCATCGCCGGCAAGCCCGCGGGCTACCTGTTCAACCAGCTCGTCAACTTCCGCGACGGCCGCCGCCAGTACCGCCCGATGACGCACCTGCTCGACCACCTGAGCGACGACTACCTGCGCGAGATCGCCGAGCATTTCGCATCGCTGGAGGTGCCGTACCCGCCGCCGGCCAAGCCTGGGCTGGCCCCGGCGGTGCTGGCGCAGGGCCGGGCGCTGGTGCTCAAGGGCGATGCCGCACGCGACATCCCCGCCTGCGTGCGCTGCCACGGCGACGCGATGACCGGGGTAGCGCCGGCCATTCCGGGCCTGCTCGGCTTGCCGCGCGACTACCTGAACTCCCAGCTCGGCGCCTGGCAGGCTGGCCAGCGCCACGCCGCTGCGCCGGACTGCATGGCCAAGATCACCAGCAAGCTCACCTCGACCGACATCACCGCCGTCGCCGCCTGGCTGGCCGCGCAACCTGTGCCGGTGCCGTCGAAGGCGGTGGAGCGCTCGGCGCTGGCGCAGCCGCTGCCGACGGACTGCGGGGGTGTGCAATGA
- a CDS encoding biotin synthase, whose protein sequence is MAESTPTARRTPRIDPAALQRHLRRATGHAAPWLHEEIARRMADRLSLVRRQPTRVIDWWSPTSGSATLLKAQYPQARLLPCGCDDQPLPEAPGTGTAPRWWQRLIGQPARAEGPAAPPTAELLWANMMLHWIDDLPALLSRWHAALEVDGFLMFSCFGPDTLKELRAVYADLGWGPPGSPWIDMHDLGDELVHAGFADPVMDMERLTLTWDNPAALLAELRGLGCNTAPARQPGLRSRDWRRKLDAALTQHLTGADGRLHLGFEIIYGHAFRPVTRARMQAQTEISLDAMREMTRQRNPGRTE, encoded by the coding sequence ATGGCCGAATCCACTCCCACCGCCCGCCGCACGCCCCGGATCGACCCCGCCGCGCTGCAACGCCACCTCCGACGCGCCACCGGCCACGCCGCGCCCTGGCTGCACGAGGAGATCGCCCGCCGCATGGCCGATCGCCTGTCGCTGGTGCGCCGCCAGCCCACCCGGGTGATCGACTGGTGGAGCCCCACCTCGGGCAGCGCCACCCTGCTGAAGGCACAGTATCCGCAGGCACGCCTCCTGCCTTGCGGCTGCGATGACCAGCCGCTGCCCGAAGCCCCCGGCACGGGCACGGCCCCCCGCTGGTGGCAGCGCCTGATCGGCCAGCCAGCCCGGGCCGAGGGGCCCGCGGCCCCACCCACCGCCGAGCTGCTGTGGGCGAACATGATGCTGCACTGGATCGACGACCTGCCCGCACTGCTGTCGCGCTGGCACGCGGCACTGGAGGTGGACGGCTTCCTGATGTTCTCGTGCTTCGGACCGGACACGCTCAAGGAACTGCGCGCGGTCTATGCCGACCTGGGCTGGGGCCCGCCGGGCAGCCCGTGGATCGACATGCACGACCTGGGCGACGAACTGGTGCACGCCGGATTCGCCGATCCGGTCATGGACATGGAGCGCCTGACGCTGACCTGGGACAACCCCGCGGCGCTGCTGGCCGAGTTGCGCGGACTCGGCTGCAACACCGCACCTGCGCGTCAACCCGGATTGCGCAGCCGTGACTGGCGCCGCAAACTGGACGCCGCCCTGACACAGCATCTGACCGGTGCCGACGGGCGGCTGCACCTGGGCTTCGAGATCATCTACGGACATGCGTTCCGTCCGGTCACCCGGGCACGGATGCAGGCGCAGACCGAGATTTCGCTGGACGCCATGCGCGAAATGACGCGCCAGCGCAACCCCGGGCGCACCGAGTGA
- the ctaD gene encoding cytochrome c oxidase subunit I, whose protein sequence is MSAVLHPGGHGHGHDDHAHDDHHHAPHGWRRWVFATNHKDIGTLYMLFAFTMLMIGGVLALLIRLELFQPGLQFVNPELFNQFTTMHGLIMVFGAIMPAFVGFANWMIPLQIGAGDMAFARMNNFSFWLMIPAAIMLVASFFMPGGAPAAGWTLYAPLTLQMGPSMDAGIFAMHILGASSIMGSINIVVTILNMRAPGMTLMKMPMFVWTWLITAYLLIAVMPVLAGAITMTLTDRHFGTSFFNPAGGGDPIMYQHVFWFFGHPEVYIMILPAFGIVSQIIPAFARKRLFGYASMVYATASIAILSFIVWAHHMYTTGMPLTGQLFFMYATMLISVPTGVKVFNWIATMWRGSMTFETPMLWAVGFIFVFTMGGFTGLILSMAPIDINLQDTYYVVAHFHYVLVAGSLFAMFAGVYYWGPKWTGVMYSEGRGKFHFWGSLVTFNITFFPMHFLGMAGMPRRYADYPLQFADFNMIASIGALGFGLMQVYFFLFVVVPMMRGKGAKAPQKPWEAAEGLEWEVPSPAPFHTFETPPTLDVTATKVLKF, encoded by the coding sequence ATGAGCGCAGTTCTCCATCCGGGCGGTCACGGTCACGGGCATGACGACCATGCCCATGACGACCACCACCACGCTCCCCACGGCTGGCGTCGCTGGGTCTTCGCGACCAACCACAAGGACATCGGCACGCTGTACATGCTGTTCGCCTTCACGATGCTGATGATCGGCGGCGTGCTGGCGCTGCTGATCCGACTGGAGCTGTTCCAGCCGGGTCTGCAATTCGTGAACCCCGAGCTGTTCAACCAGTTCACCACGATGCACGGGCTGATCATGGTGTTCGGCGCGATCATGCCGGCCTTCGTCGGCTTCGCGAACTGGATGATCCCGCTGCAGATCGGCGCCGGCGACATGGCCTTCGCGCGGATGAACAACTTCAGCTTCTGGCTGATGATCCCCGCCGCGATCATGCTGGTGGCGAGCTTCTTCATGCCCGGCGGTGCCCCCGCTGCCGGCTGGACGCTCTATGCGCCGCTGACGCTGCAGATGGGCCCGTCGATGGATGCCGGCATCTTCGCGATGCACATCCTGGGCGCCTCGTCGATCATGGGCTCGATCAACATCGTCGTCACCATCCTGAACATGCGCGCTCCCGGCATGACGCTGATGAAGATGCCGATGTTCGTCTGGACCTGGCTGATCACCGCCTACCTGCTGATCGCGGTCATGCCCGTGCTGGCCGGTGCGATCACCATGACGCTGACGGACCGCCACTTCGGCACCAGCTTCTTCAACCCCGCCGGCGGCGGTGATCCGATCATGTACCAGCACGTGTTCTGGTTCTTCGGTCACCCCGAGGTCTACATCATGATCCTGCCGGCCTTCGGCATCGTCAGCCAGATCATCCCGGCCTTCGCCCGCAAGCGCCTGTTCGGTTATGCGTCGATGGTGTACGCCACCGCGTCGATCGCCATCCTGTCGTTCATCGTGTGGGCCCACCACATGTACACGACCGGCATGCCGCTGACGGGCCAGCTGTTCTTCATGTACGCGACGATGCTGATCTCGGTGCCGACCGGCGTGAAGGTGTTCAACTGGATCGCGACGATGTGGCGCGGCTCGATGACCTTCGAAACCCCGATGCTGTGGGCCGTGGGGTTCATCTTCGTGTTCACGATGGGCGGCTTCACCGGCCTGATCCTCTCGATGGCCCCGATCGACATCAACCTGCAGGACACCTACTACGTCGTGGCGCACTTCCACTACGTGCTGGTGGCCGGCTCGCTGTTCGCGATGTTCGCCGGCGTGTACTACTGGGGTCCGAAGTGGACCGGCGTGATGTACTCGGAAGGCCGCGGCAAGTTCCACTTCTGGGGCTCGCTGGTGACCTTCAACATCACCTTCTTCCCGATGCACTTCCTGGGCATGGCCGGCATGCCGCGCCGCTACGCCGACTACCCGCTGCAGTTCGCCGACTTCAACATGATCGCGTCGATCGGCGCGCTCGGTTTCGGTCTGATGCAGGTCTACTTCTTCCTGTTCGTCGTCGTCCCGATGATGCGCGGCAAGGGTGCCAAGGCCCCGCAGAAGCCGTGGGAAGCCGCCGAAGGCCTGGAGTGGGAAGTGCCGTCGCCGGCCCCGTTCCACACCTTCGAGACCCCGCCCACGCTGGACGTCACCGCCACCAAGGTGCTGAAGTTCTGA
- a CDS encoding histidine phosphatase family protein: MAHLTLIRHGETDSNRVHRFQGQMDVPLNATGLLQAERLAERLAEERFDVGVVSDLSRTRATAAPLAERIGLTLRQDARWREQHFGVFEGQQVPDILDLHPDLWAQWVRQDADFALPGGGESIRAFHTRVWSALDALAAAHVGQRVLVVTHGGVLDMVWRTVRGQPLSSARQCAIPNAGINRLHWHGPGRAEIDVWADDAHLAGLPPQPSTVSLSVRYGAGVSAP; this comes from the coding sequence ATGGCGCACCTCACCCTCATCCGTCACGGAGAAACCGACTCGAACCGCGTCCACCGCTTCCAGGGGCAGATGGACGTGCCGCTCAACGCCACCGGCCTGCTGCAGGCCGAGCGGCTGGCCGAGCGGCTGGCCGAGGAACGCTTTGATGTGGGTGTGGTCAGCGACCTGTCGCGCACCCGGGCGACCGCCGCGCCGCTGGCCGAGCGGATCGGGCTGACGCTGCGGCAGGACGCCCGCTGGCGCGAGCAGCATTTCGGGGTCTTCGAGGGGCAGCAGGTCCCCGACATCCTTGACCTGCACCCGGACCTCTGGGCCCAGTGGGTGCGGCAGGACGCCGACTTCGCGCTGCCCGGTGGCGGCGAGAGCATCCGGGCCTTCCACACGCGGGTCTGGTCGGCGCTGGATGCGCTGGCCGCCGCGCATGTCGGGCAGCGGGTGCTGGTGGTGACGCACGGCGGCGTGCTGGACATGGTCTGGCGCACGGTGCGCGGCCAGCCGCTGTCGAGTGCGCGGCAGTGCGCGATTCCGAATGCGGGCATCAACCGCCTGCACTGGCACGGCCCCGGGCGCGCCGAAATCGACGTCTGGGCCGACGATGCCCACCTCGCCGGCCTGCCGCCGCAGCCGTCGACGGTGTCGCTGAGCGTGCGTTACGGCGCGGGCGTGTCGGCGCCCTGA
- a CDS encoding NAD(P)H-dependent glycerol-3-phosphate dehydrogenase — MQITVLGAGAWGTALAAQAATRHPTVLWARDDRQAREIAASRCNARYLPGVALPAALALTSDFSGAVAHAGLTGLVIVATPTAALREMLQRLPDGTATLWLSKGFEAGTGLLGHEIARQAAPGLRAGVLSGPSFALEVARGQPTALVAASQDAALRQAAVDALHGPTLRVYSSTDPVGVEVGGAVKNVLAIATGMADGLALGLNARAALITRGLAEMTRLGLALGAQAETFMGLSGLGDLVLTATGDLSRNRRVGLQLAEGKTLAHILEDLGHVSEGVYSARTVLDRAQALGVEMPITRAVVAVLQGEWTPQQAVQALMQRGARAES, encoded by the coding sequence ATGCAGATCACGGTGCTCGGCGCCGGTGCCTGGGGCACCGCGCTGGCGGCGCAGGCCGCCACCCGCCACCCCACGGTCCTCTGGGCCCGTGACGACCGCCAGGCCCGCGAGATCGCGGCCTCGCGGTGCAATGCGCGCTACCTGCCCGGCGTGGCCCTGCCGGCTGCGCTGGCACTCACCTCGGATTTTTCCGGCGCCGTCGCCCATGCGGGGCTGACGGGGCTGGTCATCGTGGCCACGCCCACGGCCGCGCTGCGCGAGATGCTGCAGCGCCTGCCGGACGGCACCGCCACCCTCTGGCTCAGCAAGGGCTTCGAAGCCGGCACCGGCCTGCTCGGCCACGAGATCGCCCGGCAGGCGGCACCCGGCCTGCGCGCGGGCGTGCTCAGCGGACCGAGCTTCGCGCTCGAAGTCGCCCGCGGCCAGCCCACTGCGCTCGTCGCCGCCAGCCAGGACGCCGCGCTGCGCCAGGCGGCCGTGGACGCGCTGCACGGCCCGACGCTGCGCGTCTATTCCTCCACCGACCCGGTCGGCGTGGAAGTGGGCGGCGCGGTGAAGAACGTGCTGGCCATCGCCACCGGCATGGCCGACGGACTGGCGCTGGGCCTGAACGCGCGCGCCGCGCTGATCACCCGCGGACTGGCCGAGATGACCCGGCTCGGGCTGGCGCTGGGTGCGCAGGCCGAGACCTTCATGGGCCTGTCCGGCCTGGGCGATCTGGTGCTGACCGCCACCGGCGACCTGTCGCGCAACCGCCGCGTCGGCCTGCAGCTCGCCGAAGGCAAGACGCTGGCCCACATCCTCGAAGACCTGGGCCATGTCTCGGAAGGCGTCTACAGCGCCCGCACCGTGCTCGACCGGGCGCAGGCGCTGGGCGTGGAGATGCCGATCACGCGCGCCGTGGTGGCCGTGCTGCAGGGCGAGTGGACCCCGCAGCAGGCCGTGCAGGCGCTGATGCAGCGCGGCGCCCGCGCCGAAAGCTGA
- the coxB gene encoding cytochrome c oxidase subunit II: MATTVALAVNDLPGGPGVRQMDFQTPATQIAAEQHWLHVVMMVICGVICLAVFGVMFYSIIKHRKSKGHKPANFHESIAVEIAWTIVPFVIVIGMGAMATKTVVAMKDTTNADVTIKATGYQWKWGYDYLKGEGEGISFLQTLDTTQRAMSDAGKPEGDNYLLKVDNPLVVPVGKKIRIITTANDVIHAWMIPAFGVKQDAIPGFVRDTWFRAERTGDFYGQCAELCGKEHAYMPIHVKVVTDAEYTTWVAGEKKKLAALADDPAKEWKLPDLIARGEKVYANNCAACHQANGKGAGPIKPLDASPVVLDADKGKQIAVLLHGQNNGAMPAWKQLSDTEIAAVITYTKNSWSNKTEQIVQPAEVVAARK; this comes from the coding sequence ATGGCCACGACCGTGGCGCTGGCAGTGAATGACCTGCCGGGTGGCCCGGGCGTGCGTCAGATGGACTTCCAGACGCCCGCCACGCAGATCGCCGCCGAACAGCACTGGCTGCACGTGGTGATGATGGTCATCTGCGGCGTGATCTGTCTGGCCGTGTTCGGCGTGATGTTCTATTCCATCATCAAGCACCGCAAGTCCAAGGGCCACAAGCCGGCGAACTTCCACGAGAGCATCGCGGTCGAGATCGCCTGGACGATCGTGCCCTTCGTCATCGTCATCGGCATGGGCGCCATGGCGACCAAGACCGTCGTCGCCATGAAGGACACCACCAACGCCGACGTGACCATCAAGGCCACCGGCTACCAGTGGAAATGGGGCTACGACTACCTGAAGGGTGAAGGCGAAGGCATCAGCTTCCTGCAGACGCTCGACACCACCCAGCGCGCCATGTCGGACGCGGGCAAGCCCGAGGGGGACAACTACCTGCTGAAGGTGGACAACCCGCTGGTCGTGCCGGTCGGCAAGAAGATCCGCATCATCACCACCGCCAATGACGTCATCCACGCCTGGATGATTCCGGCCTTCGGTGTCAAGCAGGACGCGATCCCCGGTTTCGTGCGCGACACCTGGTTCCGTGCAGAACGCACCGGCGATTTCTACGGCCAGTGCGCCGAGTTGTGCGGCAAGGAACATGCCTACATGCCGATCCACGTCAAGGTCGTGACCGACGCGGAATACACCACCTGGGTGGCCGGCGAGAAGAAGAAGCTCGCCGCCCTGGCCGACGATCCGGCCAAGGAATGGAAGCTGCCCGACCTGATCGCCCGCGGCGAGAAGGTCTACGCCAACAACTGCGCCGCCTGCCACCAGGCCAACGGCAAGGGTGCCGGCCCGATCAAGCCGCTCGACGCCTCGCCGGTCGTGCTCGACGCCGACAAGGGCAAGCAGATCGCGGTGCTGCTGCATGGCCAGAACAATGGTGCGATGCCGGCATGGAAACAGCTCTCGGACACCGAGATCGCCGCCGTGATCACGTACACCAAGAACAGCTGGTCCAACAAGACCGAGCAGATCGTCCAGCCGGCCGAAGTGGTCGCTGCCCGCAAGTAA